In Terriglobales bacterium, the following proteins share a genomic window:
- a CDS encoding DinB family protein: MTTILDPMLSEFREEVETTRRILSRVPADKLAWKPHPKSMSLGQLAIHIAMVPGRLAKLTQLDGFDVTQGSFIPPSP, encoded by the coding sequence CATACTCGATCCAATGCTGAGTGAATTCCGGGAAGAGGTGGAAACCACACGCCGGATCTTGAGCCGGGTGCCGGCCGACAAATTGGCGTGGAAGCCGCATCCGAAGTCGATGTCGCTCGGCCAGTTGGCCATTCACATTGCGATGGTTCCCGGAAGGCTGGCGAAGCTCACGCAGCTCGATGGGTTCGACGTGACCCAGGGAAGTTTTATTCCACCATCTCCA